CAGAACCTAGCTTTTTACGATTGCGCCATAACCAATAACCACAACCGCAGATAATTAAAAACAAAATTGGGTGCAAAGGATCTTTAATATAGCCATATTTCCAGTTAGCTGAACCAACGGAAATTTGCGCGATCATTTTCCACCAACCCAGCCAATCAACCCCAAGCGATCGCTTCCATCCTTGCTGCGCGTGGGCAAATGCCAAAAAGTCTCCAAACTGCAATTGACAATACAAACAATATAAAATTAGCCCTCCACAAGTGGCTAAACTAGCAACATACGCAATAGGGGGACGGCGTTCTCGCCATGATGCGATCGCTAATGCAGGTACGAGCGCTATCCCAGTTGGACGGGCAGCAGTAGCAAAAGCTCCCCAAAGCCCTACCCAAATATAGTGTTGTTTATCGAAAGCTCTTAAAGCCGCTGTACTAAACAATAAAAACAGCCCCTCGGTGTAAATAACTGTTCCAAACAAAGATAGCGGGCAAAAGGCTAAAACAGCAGTTGACCAACGCGCCGCCTTTGTGCCCCCACGCTCTTCTACCCAAGAGTATAAAACGAGTATTGCACCCAGAAAGGCCAGATTATTTACCAGCGTGCCTGCTACTTCAAATGGCAAGCCAAGGTTCATTACTGCACGGATAAATAAGGGAAAAAGCGGAAAAAAAGCAACAGAATAAACGTTGCCATTATTATCGGGTTGATAGCCATAAGTCGCAATTTGCTGATAAGCTAAACTATCCCACCAAGAAAAAACACCCCAGCCAATTGTAGGCGCAACGCCCCCTGATGGAGCCGGAAGTATCGGGGCAATTAGCAACATTGCCACTAAAATTAACAATCGGCTCAACAGCCACATTGCAGCCGCAAAGATTAAGCCATTATCTAATAA
The sequence above is a segment of the Microcoleus sp. FACHB-831 genome. Coding sequences within it:
- a CDS encoding mannosyltransferase family protein, whose product is MKEKLLEPNSASLTSKDKTLLDNGLIFAAAMWLLSRLLILVAMLLIAPILPAPSGGVAPTIGWGVFSWWDSLAYQQIATYGYQPDNNGNVYSVAFFPLFPLFIRAVMNLGLPFEVAGTLVNNLAFLGAILVLYSWVEERGGTKAARWSTAVLAFCPLSLFGTVIYTEGLFLLFSTAALRAFDKQHYIWVGLWGAFATAARPTGIALVPALAIASWRERRPPIAYVASLATCGGLILYCLYCQLQFGDFLAFAHAQQGWKRSLGVDWLGWWKMIAQISVGSANWKYGYIKDPLHPILFLIICGCGYWLWRNRKKLGSVKVGYGFCALWLILWLLAGDPLLNTVTILGGLYLLWHLRANLSPAAVTFGFCGLGLLLTSGSTISLNRLAYGIVSLSVALGVLLERYPRWGYAVMGFFTLLLAIFAIRFAQHQWVA